From Bacillus solimangrovi, one genomic window encodes:
- a CDS encoding GerMN domain-containing protein: MPTFNKIGVGIIGAAFVLLLSGCGFFQGERASQQVEQPNDATYVEEGMLSEGPEENGEIIEVDQQNVEMVQRELYLIDQNGYVVPQMLQLPKTKEVAKQALEYLVQNGPIMEELPNGFRAVLPAGTQVLGLNMEEGTLVADFSTEFTEYAPEDEQRIVQSLTWTLTQFDNIDRVQIRINGHEQPYMPVNGTPINDGLSRADGINFDHGDVVDVQNSKAMTLYFLAQNGEDMYYVPITRRVEKANNNVEAVVAELIEGPAYDSKLLSEFHPDLSLVEKPKNDEGTVTLNFNEVLLGSLQGTAVSEHLLKSLVLSLTEQEGIEQVALQVNGDSLLHNNEGEEISEPVSRPEAVNTGSF, translated from the coding sequence ATGCCGACTTTCAACAAAATAGGTGTAGGCATCATAGGAGCAGCTTTCGTACTTTTATTATCGGGCTGTGGTTTTTTTCAAGGAGAACGTGCTTCACAGCAAGTTGAACAACCTAATGATGCAACTTATGTAGAAGAAGGAATGTTAAGCGAAGGACCAGAAGAAAATGGGGAAATAATTGAAGTAGATCAACAGAATGTAGAAATGGTTCAGCGTGAATTATATTTGATTGATCAAAATGGCTATGTTGTACCACAAATGTTACAGTTACCAAAAACAAAAGAAGTTGCAAAGCAAGCTTTAGAGTATCTAGTTCAGAATGGACCAATTATGGAAGAACTTCCAAATGGTTTTAGAGCCGTTCTACCAGCAGGCACTCAAGTTCTTGGCCTTAATATGGAAGAAGGAACACTTGTTGCAGACTTCTCGACTGAATTCACAGAATATGCACCTGAAGATGAGCAGAGAATCGTGCAATCACTCACTTGGACGCTTACTCAATTTGATAACATTGATCGTGTTCAGATTCGAATCAATGGACATGAACAACCTTATATGCCAGTTAACGGTACACCAATAAATGATGGTTTAAGCCGTGCAGATGGTATTAACTTTGACCACGGAGATGTTGTGGATGTCCAGAATAGTAAAGCGATGACGCTTTACTTTCTGGCCCAAAATGGTGAGGATATGTATTATGTGCCTATAACTAGACGTGTGGAAAAGGCTAATAATAATGTAGAGGCTGTAGTAGCTGAATTGATAGAAGGACCTGCTTACGATTCTAAACTTCTTAGTGAATTTCATCCAGATTTATCATTAGTCGAGAAACCTAAAAATGACGAAGGCACTGTAACGTTAAACTTTAATGAAGTGTTGTTAGGAAGTCTACAAGGTACAGCGGTCTCTGAACACTTACTCAAATCATTAGTATTATCATTAACAGAACAAGAAGGAATCGAACAAGTAGCTCTTCAAGTTAATGGTGACTCTTTACTTCATAATAATGAAGGTGAAGAGATTAGCGAACCAGTTTCAAGGCCTGAAGCAGTTAATACAGGTAGTTTTTAG
- the racE gene encoding glutamate racemase, which translates to MNRPIGVIDSGVGGLTVAKEIMRQLPKEEIIYLGDTARCPYGPRPRHEVKAYTWQMVHYLMKKNIKMLVIACNTATALVLNEIRDKLSIPVIGVIHPGARSALKISTNNHIGVIGTENTIKSGTYKQALQGINSDVSVEMLACPQFVPIVESGDYEDTKALAVVSESLKPLMTTEIDTLILGCTHYPILEPIIKDVIGEGVSIICSGDETAREVSTILDHRGMLITDEQIPNHLFLTTGSKELFHRIASKWFEHEVKHVYSIDL; encoded by the coding sequence TTGAATAGACCAATAGGTGTTATTGATTCTGGTGTTGGTGGGTTGACAGTAGCAAAAGAAATCATGCGTCAATTACCAAAAGAAGAAATAATCTATTTAGGTGACACAGCTCGTTGTCCTTATGGACCAAGACCAAGACACGAAGTAAAAGCATATACGTGGCAAATGGTGCATTATTTAATGAAAAAGAATATAAAGATGCTTGTTATTGCTTGTAATACTGCAACAGCACTTGTATTAAACGAAATAAGAGACAAGTTAAGCATTCCTGTTATAGGTGTTATTCATCCTGGAGCAAGGTCAGCTTTAAAAATATCGACGAATAACCATATCGGAGTTATTGGGACTGAGAATACCATTAAAAGTGGTACATATAAACAAGCACTTCAAGGTATAAATAGCGATGTAAGTGTAGAGATGTTAGCTTGTCCTCAGTTTGTACCAATTGTCGAAAGTGGAGATTATGAGGACACGAAGGCTCTTGCAGTTGTGAGTGAGTCGTTGAAACCTTTGATGACAACCGAAATTGATACGTTGATTTTAGGATGTACACATTACCCAATTTTGGAGCCAATTATTAAGGATGTCATTGGAGAAGGAGTTTCTATTATTTGTTCTGGAGATGAGACAGCAAGAGAAGTGAGTACAATTCTTGACCATAGAGGTATGCTTATTACAGATGAACAAATACCGAATCATCTATTCTTAACAACAGGTTCAAAAGAGCTTTTTCATCGAATCGCATCTAAATGGTTCGAACATGAAGTTAAACATGTATATTCAATTGATTTATAG
- a CDS encoding XTP/dITP diphosphatase: MGKIIVATKNVGKVRDFAYLLAGKGIEVTSLLDYKDIPDVVEDGETFADNARKKAEEIAERLQIPVIADDSGLIVDALDGRPGVYSARYAGEHKSDEANLLKVLEEMNGVPSEKRTARFFCALAVAIPNKDTIIVEGTCEGMITKEQQGNQGFGYDPIFFIPSKEKTMAQLTKEEKNQISHRANALKKLKELLRNNELLVTRVERL, translated from the coding sequence ATGGGAAAAATAATCGTAGCGACGAAGAACGTCGGGAAAGTGAGAGATTTTGCTTATTTGTTAGCGGGAAAAGGTATTGAAGTTACTTCTTTACTTGATTACAAAGATATTCCTGATGTTGTTGAAGATGGTGAAACATTTGCAGACAATGCTCGTAAGAAAGCAGAGGAAATTGCAGAGAGGTTACAAATACCAGTCATAGCAGATGATTCTGGCTTAATTGTTGATGCACTTGATGGTCGTCCAGGAGTTTACTCGGCTCGTTATGCAGGTGAGCATAAAAGTGATGAAGCAAATCTACTAAAGGTACTAGAAGAAATGAATGGTGTACCAAGTGAAAAGAGGACGGCTCGTTTTTTCTGTGCTCTCGCTGTGGCAATACCTAATAAGGATACTATCATTGTTGAAGGAACATGTGAGGGTATGATTACGAAAGAACAACAAGGAAATCAAGGTTTCGGTTACGATCCTATTTTTTTCATCCCTTCAAAAGAAAAAACGATGGCACAGTTAACAAAAGAAGAAAAGAATCAAATTAGTCATCGAGCGAATGCGTTAAAGAAGTTGAAAGAATTATTGAGAAATAATGAACTTCTTGTTACAAGGGTGGAACGACTATGA
- a CDS encoding metallophosphoesterase: MNVLIVSDNHGDEEILATLKERHHSDVDAFIHCGDSELPANEKSMEYFRSVRGNCDFDDKYVEERVESIDGVNCFITHGHLYNVKMSLMNIIYRAKEVGASIVCYGHSHIASVEEANGIVLINPGSIRLPRLRKDKTYAILSIEQSKKITVRYYTTEGTEVKEMSFETILE, translated from the coding sequence ATGAACGTATTGATTGTTAGTGATAATCACGGTGATGAAGAAATTTTAGCTACCTTAAAAGAACGTCATCATTCAGATGTGGATGCTTTCATTCATTGTGGTGATTCAGAGTTACCTGCAAATGAAAAAAGTATGGAATATTTTCGTTCTGTTAGAGGAAATTGTGATTTTGATGATAAATATGTTGAAGAACGAGTTGAAAGCATCGATGGTGTAAACTGTTTTATTACACATGGGCATCTTTATAATGTCAAAATGTCATTAATGAATATAATCTACCGAGCTAAGGAAGTTGGGGCAAGTATTGTATGTTACGGCCATTCTCATATAGCGAGCGTAGAAGAAGCAAACGGTATCGTGTTAATTAATCCTGGAAGTATTCGTCTTCCTAGACTTCGTAAAGATAAGACGTATGCAATTTTGTCTATCGAACAAAGTAAGAAGATTACAGTGCGATATTATACAACAGAAGGAACCGAAGTTAAGGAAATGTCTTTTGAAACAATATTGGAATAG
- the rph gene encoding ribonuclease PH — protein MRIDDRQHDQLRKVQVENNYLIHPEGSVLISVGDTKVICTASVEERVPPFLRGQGKGWITAEYAMLPRATQQRNIRESSKGKVTGRTMEIQRLIGRALRSVIDLDSIGERTIWVDCDVIQADGGTRTASITGAFIAVVHAVGQLYEAKKIKSFPIKDYLAATSVGILSESGPMLDLCYIEDSQADVDMNVVMTGSGEYVELQGTGEEATFSAGQLNEMLSLASKGILELIEIQKETIGILAEKIGNE, from the coding sequence ATGAGAATTGATGATCGACAACATGATCAATTACGGAAAGTACAGGTTGAAAATAATTATTTAATACATCCAGAAGGTTCTGTACTCATATCTGTAGGGGATACGAAAGTGATTTGTACAGCTAGTGTAGAAGAGCGAGTTCCTCCTTTTTTACGTGGACAAGGTAAGGGTTGGATTACGGCTGAGTATGCAATGTTACCACGTGCTACCCAACAACGAAATATAAGAGAATCAAGTAAAGGTAAAGTCACAGGGCGTACAATGGAAATTCAACGACTGATCGGAAGAGCGCTACGTTCAGTAATAGATTTAGATAGCATCGGTGAAAGAACAATATGGGTAGACTGTGATGTAATTCAAGCAGACGGTGGAACTAGGACGGCTTCTATTACAGGTGCATTTATTGCAGTAGTACATGCAGTAGGGCAATTATATGAAGCGAAAAAAATAAAATCGTTTCCGATTAAAGATTATTTAGCAGCTACTTCTGTAGGTATATTATCAGAGAGTGGTCCAATGCTTGATCTATGTTATATAGAAGATTCACAAGCCGATGTTGATATGAATGTGGTTATGACAGGAAGCGGAGAATATGTTGAACTACAAGGTACTGGAGAAGAAGCAACTTTCTCCGCTGGGCAATTAAATGAGATGCTCTCATTAGCTTCTAAAGGGATTCTTGAGTTAATTGAAATTCAGAAAGAAACGATTGGTATTCTTGCAGAAAAAATAGGAAACGAATAG